The Alphaproteobacteria bacterium genome includes a region encoding these proteins:
- a CDS encoding invasion associated locus B family protein, translated as MKMTIIAATATLSLAAPAVMAADPSAPAKPQQFEKWEVTCEKHAVAKVERCIVTQVQTLKAGGPKLIQVTIGRLGPQGEPVIVTALPLGIFIPGGATLNIEGMAPIPLTITQCTAVGCMAQAQLSDQTLATMSDAKRMVVSVQPVGAVQPLDINLQTEGMKAALAKLK; from the coding sequence ATGAAGATGACGATAATTGCCGCAACCGCAACACTGTCGCTGGCGGCGCCAGCCGTTATGGCCGCTGATCCCTCCGCTCCCGCAAAGCCGCAGCAATTCGAGAAATGGGAAGTCACATGCGAAAAGCATGCTGTCGCCAAGGTTGAGCGCTGCATTGTCACGCAGGTCCAAACCCTAAAGGCGGGTGGACCCAAGTTGATCCAGGTGACTATCGGAAGGCTTGGGCCGCAAGGAGAGCCTGTCATAGTGACGGCTTTGCCGCTTGGCATTTTCATCCCTGGTGGCGCTACGTTGAATATCGAAGGCATGGCGCCAATCCCCTTAACAATAACTCAGTGCACGGCGGTTGGCTGCATGGCGCAGGCGCAGCTCTCCGACCAAACGTTGGCTACCATGTCTGACGCCAAACGCATGGTCGTGAGCGTGCAGCCGGTAGGCGCAGTCCAGCCGCTTGACATCAATTTGCAGACAGAAGGCATGAAAGCCGCCCTGGCAAAACTTAAGTAG
- a CDS encoding PAS domain S-box protein: MKEAYKLFASLIGALLLASLGIEIAVVSFRSIEIAAEERNNTTALLSAATHWLSKLKDAETGERGYLLTGDDMYLEYYSSARSSLGSDLENMRMHTHVPQAQKRLDALVPLMNSKLAHMEKNIELRRARGLAAVIPDLRSGVGKDIMDAIRDEVDGYVDSERDALSAREQKFEENMRKMLAVIIVSSVLVLLLSLLIAYATYRASRRRIDEYTIQQARDSLEFQTEANKKLQQVNDTLQISEDKLSVTLNSIGDAVIATDKDGNVTLLNPLAEHLTGWTHASANGLPIGDIFNIINQETRKPSTIPVIDALAKGSVQGLANHTILISRDGSERIIADSCAPIRDRSGEVVGAVLVFRDVTDEYNGQQDARDSAALIKTILNTVVDGIVTLHAGTGAIETVNPAAERMFDYTLDELIGKNFSLLIPELNQGQQDGAFETFSEGDERSVIGIGREVVGRRKDGSVFPLEIAVSEMWLNEQRHFTGVLRDITERRLVEAEQKKLDQRLHDLQFYTRSLIESSIDALMTTDPAGIITDVNMQMESLTGCTRDELIGTPFKNYFTDPSLAEAGVKRVLVEKKVTNYELTAKSRDGKETNVSYNATTFYDRDRVLQGVFAAARDITERKRLDLELKEKNLELESATGLAEKANLAKSEFLSSMSHELRSPLNAILGFAQLMESDPLPPTDPQKESIAQILQAGWHLLKLINEILDLAKIESRQVPMSKEPVSLAEVLIECQSMIEPQAQQRGIVMTFPQFETPCFVTADRTRVKQVIINLLTNAIKYNVRHGLLNVKCDESDQDRIRVSIVDTGVGMTEAQMGQLFQAFNRLGQEAGGEEGTGIGLVVAKQLVELMGGVIGVESTVGVGSVFWFELPSSAAPLVIVPDDSAVNPLLRHVAQGSLQRTLLYVEDNPANLKLVQQIVARHPELNLLTAIDGNLGVALARSALPEVILMDINLPGISGIQALEMLKADPQTAHIPIIAISANAMPRDVKHGMDVGFFRYLTKPIKLNEFMDALDAALEFVQSGSNLER, translated from the coding sequence ATGAAAGAGGCATATAAACTATTCGCTTCACTCATTGGCGCCCTCCTCTTAGCGTCACTGGGAATTGAGATTGCCGTTGTGTCGTTTCGGTCAATCGAGATCGCGGCTGAGGAGCGAAACAACACGACTGCATTGCTGAGTGCGGCGACCCACTGGCTTTCAAAACTGAAGGACGCGGAGACAGGCGAACGTGGCTACTTGCTGACGGGCGATGATATGTACCTGGAATATTACTCATCAGCGCGCAGTAGCCTCGGTTCAGACCTGGAGAACATGCGCATGCACACACATGTTCCTCAGGCGCAAAAACGTCTGGACGCCCTTGTTCCCCTAATGAACAGCAAGCTTGCCCACATGGAAAAAAACATTGAACTCCGCCGTGCGCGTGGGCTGGCCGCCGTTATTCCGGATCTGCGAAGCGGCGTCGGCAAAGACATTATGGATGCAATTAGGGACGAGGTGGACGGCTACGTTGACTCTGAGAGAGATGCTCTAAGCGCGCGCGAGCAGAAATTTGAAGAAAATATGCGCAAAATGCTTGCGGTGATCATAGTCTCGAGTGTGCTGGTCTTGCTGCTCTCGCTATTAATCGCCTATGCGACCTATCGCGCGTCGCGTCGAAGAATCGATGAGTATACTATTCAGCAAGCGCGCGATTCGCTTGAATTCCAGACGGAAGCGAACAAGAAGCTGCAGCAAGTCAACGACACCTTGCAGATCAGCGAAGATAAGCTGTCAGTTACGTTGAATTCCATCGGGGACGCAGTGATCGCGACGGACAAGGATGGAAATGTAACGCTGCTGAATCCGCTTGCCGAGCATCTAACCGGTTGGACGCATGCAAGCGCCAACGGCCTGCCAATCGGTGACATATTCAACATCATCAATCAAGAAACGCGCAAGCCATCCACGATTCCGGTTATTGACGCGCTGGCTAAGGGGTCGGTGCAAGGTTTGGCAAACCACACCATTTTGATCTCTCGCGATGGGTCTGAGCGGATAATCGCCGATAGCTGCGCTCCAATCCGTGATCGTTCAGGAGAGGTCGTTGGCGCTGTCCTGGTGTTTCGCGACGTAACGGACGAGTATAATGGTCAGCAGGATGCGCGTGACAGTGCGGCGCTGATCAAGACGATTTTGAATACGGTTGTCGATGGAATCGTAACACTTCACGCGGGCACTGGCGCCATAGAAACTGTAAATCCAGCTGCTGAGCGGATGTTCGATTACACCCTGGACGAACTAATTGGAAAAAACTTTAGCCTGCTTATACCTGAGCTGAACCAGGGTCAGCAGGATGGGGCTTTCGAGACCTTCAGCGAAGGCGATGAGCGCAGCGTCATTGGCATTGGGCGCGAAGTCGTCGGCAGACGCAAAGACGGAAGTGTTTTTCCTTTGGAGATTGCCGTCAGCGAAATGTGGCTTAACGAGCAACGTCACTTTACCGGGGTGTTGCGGGATATCACGGAAAGAAGACTTGTCGAGGCGGAGCAGAAGAAGCTCGACCAGCGCTTGCATGACCTGCAATTCTACACACGCTCTCTTATTGAATCGAGCATTGACGCCCTAATGACGACGGATCCGGCAGGGATAATCACGGACGTCAATATGCAGATGGAATCTTTGACTGGATGCACGCGCGATGAACTGATAGGAACGCCCTTCAAGAACTATTTCACAGATCCAAGCCTTGCGGAAGCGGGCGTCAAGCGCGTGCTTGTTGAGAAAAAGGTTACAAACTACGAACTTACGGCAAAGTCGAGGGACGGAAAGGAAACCAACGTATCGTACAACGCGACGACTTTCTATGACCGCGATCGAGTTCTGCAGGGAGTGTTTGCAGCGGCGCGCGACATAACAGAGCGCAAGCGTCTTGACCTCGAGTTGAAAGAGAAGAACCTTGAGCTTGAGAGCGCAACGGGGTTGGCAGAAAAGGCCAATCTGGCTAAGTCTGAATTCTTGTCGAGTATGAGTCACGAGTTGCGAAGTCCGCTTAATGCCATACTGGGCTTTGCGCAGCTGATGGAATCCGACCCGCTGCCGCCAACAGATCCTCAGAAGGAAAGCATTGCTCAGATTCTGCAGGCAGGCTGGCACTTGCTGAAGCTGATCAACGAAATACTTGATTTAGCAAAAATAGAATCAAGGCAGGTTCCCATGTCAAAGGAACCTGTGTCATTGGCTGAAGTGCTGATTGAATGTCAAAGCATGATCGAGCCGCAAGCGCAGCAGCGCGGCATTGTAATGACCTTTCCACAATTCGAAACCCCTTGCTTCGTTACGGCCGATCGCACGCGCGTAAAACAAGTCATCATCAATCTTCTTACTAATGCGATTAAGTACAATGTTAGGCATGGGCTGCTTAACGTCAAGTGCGATGAATCCGATCAAGATCGCATTCGCGTCAGCATTGTCGATACTGGCGTCGGAATGACTGAGGCTCAGATGGGACAGCTGTTTCAGGCGTTCAATCGTCTTGGTCAGGAGGCTGGGGGCGAGGAGGGAACGGGCATTGGTCTTGTCGTTGCCAAGCAACTTGTCGAGCTTATGGGTGGGGTAATCGGTGTAGAAAGCACGGTTGGCGTTGGAAGCGTATTCTGGTTTGAACTCCCGTCCTCTGCCGCGCCACTAGTTATCGTTCCGGATGACAGTGCGGTTAATCCGCTTTTGAGGCATGTTGCGCAAGGGTCATTGCAGCGCACATTGCTGTATGTCGAAGACAATCCCGCAAATTTAAAACTTGTTCAGCAGATTGTGGCGCGTCATCCAGAATTGAATCTTTTGACGGCGATTGATGGAAATTTGGGCGTGGCATTGGCCCGCTCGGCGCTTCCAGAAGTCATTCTGATGGATATCAATTTGCCGGGAATTAGCGGAATTCAAGCACTGGAGATGCTGAAGGCCGATCCCCAAACGGCCCATATTCCAATTATCGCCATTAGCGCCAACGCCATGCCACGCGATGTTAAGCATGGCATGGACGTCGGATTCTTTCGCTACCTTACAAAGCCAATCAAACTGAACGAGTTCATGGATGCGCTGGATGCAGCTCTGGAGTTTGTGCAGAGTGGCAGCAATCTGGAAAGATAG
- a CDS encoding response regulator, giving the protein MASSEAIFSAKILIVDDLDANILLLKRMLVSAGYSSVTSTSNPQDVCDLYSKNRYALILLDLQMPEMDGFEVMEKLKIAEPEGYLPILVITAQPENKLRALRAGAKDFISKPFELAEVLARVQNMLDVRLLHDEAIEHGKNLELKIQEVNASHEVIRRKNEEVTFLYEKVLAEQKRSAELSLLPGAMVGVEKEERLSTKWIRSLWLRHPWLQINLLTAFAAGAVVSLFQGTIDRLLILTIFLPVLAGQSGNTGSQALAITLRGFTLGDMQPGRELVLVRKEALLGLLNGALVGFVAAVGMYLVAKTQNSPNAFMLAFVVQLAMIGSCVISGICGAIVPLVLRRFGADPVTASSIFLTTATDIASMGMLLGLATLIVK; this is encoded by the coding sequence ATGGCAAGTTCCGAAGCCATTTTCAGCGCCAAGATACTGATTGTCGATGATCTGGATGCAAATATACTGCTCCTGAAAAGAATGCTGGTTTCGGCCGGATATTCCTCTGTCACGTCTACCAGCAATCCCCAAGATGTTTGCGATTTGTACAGCAAGAATCGCTATGCACTGATCTTGCTTGACCTTCAGATGCCAGAAATGGACGGCTTCGAGGTCATGGAGAAATTAAAAATAGCCGAGCCTGAAGGCTACCTTCCAATTCTGGTTATTACTGCGCAGCCTGAAAACAAACTGCGTGCGCTGCGGGCCGGCGCAAAGGATTTTATCAGCAAGCCATTTGAGCTGGCCGAGGTATTGGCTCGCGTTCAGAATATGCTGGATGTCCGCCTGCTGCACGATGAGGCCATTGAGCACGGAAAGAATTTGGAGCTGAAGATTCAGGAAGTAAATGCAAGCCACGAAGTGATACGCCGAAAAAATGAAGAGGTCACATTTCTTTATGAGAAAGTCCTGGCTGAGCAGAAGAGATCAGCAGAGCTAAGCCTTCTGCCTGGCGCCATGGTGGGCGTTGAGAAAGAAGAACGCCTTTCCACGAAATGGATTCGCAGCCTTTGGCTTCGTCACCCCTGGCTGCAAATTAATCTTCTGACAGCTTTTGCCGCTGGCGCTGTGGTCAGCCTGTTTCAAGGCACCATAGATAGGCTTTTGATTCTTACGATCTTCCTGCCAGTTTTGGCAGGGCAATCTGGCAATACCGGCAGTCAGGCCTTGGCGATCACGTTGCGTGGTTTCACCTTGGGTGACATGCAGCCAGGAAGAGAGCTTGTCCTGGTAAGAAAAGAGGCCCTGCTTGGCCTGCTTAACGGCGCGCTGGTTGGATTTGTCGCGGCAGTCGGCATGTATCTTGTCGCCAAGACACAGAATTCACCCAATGCCTTTATGTTGGCTTTCGTTGTCCAACTTGCCATGATTGGCAGCTGCGTCATCAGCGGAATTTGTGGGGCTATCGTACCGCTCGTACTTAGACGGTTCGGAGCCGATCCCGTCACCGCTTCAAGCATCTTCCTTACGACAGCCACGGATATCGCGAGCATGGGAATGCTCTTGGGATTGGCAACGCTGATTGTGAAGTAA
- a CDS encoding response regulator, translating into MLSSSDILMGNILVVDDIPANVQLLTRMLTAAGYLRVSSTMNSQEVCALHSLNRYDLILLDLQMPVMDGFEVIEKLKLVEPGGYLPVLVITAQPSHKLRALQAGAKDFISKPFDLAEVLARVQNMLEVRLLYTELHKFSDELEQRVKDRTSDLRESYLETIFTMTRAAEHKDEDTGAHVQRISYYSRDLAVMLGMDEGFVNNVFFASPMHDVGKIGIPDQILLKPGGHTPAECEIMRTHAAMGAKILGNSKSVYLKMGAEIALNHHERWDGGGYPNRKSGDEIPLAARIVNICDIYDALRSKRSYKPAFDHFKTMEILIRGDGRTQPEHFDPAVFEKFTLNHALFCDIFEKNSGHP; encoded by the coding sequence ATGTTAAGCTCATCAGACATTCTTATGGGAAATATACTTGTCGTCGATGACATTCCGGCAAACGTTCAGCTGCTTACGCGCATGCTGACAGCGGCGGGATATTTGCGCGTTTCGTCAACAATGAATTCGCAGGAAGTGTGCGCCCTACATTCATTGAACCGCTACGATCTAATTCTTCTCGATCTTCAGATGCCTGTCATGGATGGGTTCGAAGTAATCGAAAAGCTCAAGCTGGTTGAACCAGGTGGATATCTGCCGGTGCTCGTAATCACCGCTCAGCCCAGCCATAAACTTAGGGCGCTACAAGCTGGGGCAAAGGACTTCATCAGCAAACCATTCGATCTAGCCGAAGTGCTGGCGCGCGTTCAGAACATGTTGGAGGTTAGACTCCTGTACACGGAACTGCACAAATTCAGCGATGAGTTGGAGCAGCGCGTCAAGGATAGAACATCCGACCTAAGGGAAAGTTATCTGGAAACGATTTTCACAATGACCAGAGCCGCCGAGCATAAGGACGAAGATACGGGGGCGCATGTTCAACGAATTAGTTATTACAGCCGCGACCTTGCCGTGATGCTAGGAATGGATGAGGGTTTCGTCAATAATGTTTTCTTTGCCAGTCCTATGCATGATGTCGGCAAAATTGGCATACCAGACCAAATATTGCTAAAGCCGGGCGGACATACGCCGGCAGAGTGCGAGATCATGAGAACGCACGCGGCTATGGGCGCCAAAATTCTTGGCAACAGCAAGTCGGTATATTTGAAAATGGGCGCCGAGATTGCGCTTAACCATCATGAACGATGGGATGGTGGAGGTTATCCGAATCGAAAGTCGGGCGATGAGATCCCCCTGGCGGCACGCATCGTGAATATCTGCGATATCTATGACGCGTTAAGAAGCAAGCGCTCGTACAAACCCGCATTCGATCATTTCAAAACCATGGAAATTCTGATTCGCGGTGACGGCAGAACGCAACCCGAGCATTTCGATCCAGCCGTCTTTGAAAAGTTTACCCTAAACCATGCGCTCTTTTGCGATATCTTCGAGAAAAATTCGGGACACCCTTAA
- a CDS encoding GGDEF domain-containing protein: protein MAESRYSGLFFGSAVFREGEEFQQFRYRFALAILAFSTVITGLFLLSAHIGATQFDARYLLIAKPYFLSSLICYLLLRARPSWMTPITVLYAAESLLQFAAVFFLNPSDELRIVWFALNLPGVYLILGQIAGIAVTVVSILFVTIANAHLEQPYSINAIVTICLGMVYISVFFHTFAARSISFHHAMVEANQKLFDMAARDPLTGLYNARAYYALCDNALSQARRSGNYFAMLFVDLDHFKSINDRFGHEAGDAVLKNVAACLGSSVRQSDIVGRIGGEEFSVLLPDTDQEGARQLAEKLRQDIEGLMPDIGEQRLPITASIGVAAAGPQHKAVADVQRQADQAMYVAKRQGRNRVTCLDKLGEERVAAAANAAPRGLETA, encoded by the coding sequence ATGGCGGAATCACGTTATAGTGGTCTTTTCTTTGGCTCTGCGGTCTTTCGCGAGGGGGAGGAGTTCCAGCAATTCCGCTACCGCTTCGCCCTGGCCATCCTCGCCTTCTCGACGGTTATAACAGGGCTGTTCCTGCTGTCTGCCCATATCGGGGCCACACAGTTCGACGCCAGATATCTGTTGATCGCCAAGCCTTATTTCCTGTCCAGCCTGATCTGCTATCTGCTGCTGCGCGCCCGGCCTTCCTGGATGACGCCGATCACGGTTCTTTATGCTGCGGAATCGCTGCTGCAATTCGCCGCCGTCTTCTTCCTAAACCCGTCGGACGAATTGCGGATCGTCTGGTTCGCCCTCAACCTGCCAGGCGTCTATCTGATTCTGGGGCAGATAGCAGGCATCGCGGTGACCGTGGTTTCGATCCTGTTCGTCACCATCGCCAATGCCCATCTCGAACAGCCCTATTCCATCAACGCCATCGTTACCATTTGCCTGGGCATGGTATATATCAGCGTCTTCTTCCACACCTTTGCGGCAAGATCGATCTCGTTCCACCACGCGATGGTCGAAGCCAACCAAAAATTGTTTGACATGGCGGCAAGAGACCCGCTGACCGGACTGTACAACGCCCGAGCTTACTACGCCCTTTGCGACAACGCGTTGTCACAGGCTAGGCGTTCTGGCAACTATTTCGCCATGCTGTTTGTCGATCTCGACCATTTCAAAAGCATCAACGACCGTTTCGGGCACGAGGCGGGAGATGCCGTTCTGAAAAACGTCGCTGCCTGCCTGGGCTCCAGCGTCCGGCAAAGCGACATCGTCGGGCGCATCGGCGGCGAGGAATTTTCCGTTCTGCTGCCCGACACAGACCAGGAAGGGGCAAGGCAGTTGGCCGAAAAACTGCGCCAGGATATCGAAGGTTTGATGCCGGACATTGGAGAACAGCGCCTGCCGATCACGGCCAGCATCGGCGTCGCCGCCGCAGGGCCGCAGCACAAGGCCGTGGCCGACGTTCAACGTCAGGCAGACCAAGCCATGTATGTCGCCAAGCGCCAGGGCCGCAACCGCGTCACCTGCCTTGACAAACTGGGGGAAGAACGAGTGGCGGCGGCAGCGAACGCGGCACCAAGAGGGCTTGAAACGGCCTGA
- a CDS encoding helix-turn-helix transcriptional regulator, with protein sequence MSEIELLKAAGLICDSACQPEIWPHCMEVLAARLGAKGAQFVECDINTLMVYETIIVGYPRELAELYNNLYVRLDPRAPYFFANLGKAVSSADACPSQNFKASQVYKELLAPFGAEEIMLMSAADGDTCAFLGLIRPEASGPFTQADVDAFSIVLPYFQRAFRIRRMLAAHRSMTTRLTEAALDALTLGVVLIGDSGRILFANRRAKNMAASNDGLVMREGKLCASAERENQILLAQIAAAVDPACRAQMGPGKGMRISRKSMKTPYTLLTAPLSSHPEGMSAEAAAIVFISDPDADPPSAEKVLMEWYGMTASEARLAGAMLTGKSLEELSVDFGVSMPTLRSQLSAIFGKTNTKRQSDLVRLLSMQLGPIGHK encoded by the coding sequence ATGTCGGAGATTGAACTGTTAAAGGCGGCTGGGCTGATCTGTGATTCCGCCTGCCAGCCGGAAATCTGGCCCCATTGCATGGAGGTCCTGGCCGCGCGGCTAGGCGCCAAGGGTGCGCAATTCGTCGAATGCGACATCAATACGCTAATGGTCTATGAAACCATTATTGTCGGCTATCCTCGCGAGTTGGCCGAGCTTTACAACAATCTTTATGTTCGCCTTGATCCGCGCGCCCCTTACTTCTTCGCCAATCTCGGCAAGGCTGTCAGTTCAGCGGACGCCTGCCCCAGTCAAAACTTCAAGGCCAGCCAAGTTTACAAGGAACTGCTGGCGCCATTCGGCGCCGAAGAAATCATGCTGATGAGCGCCGCCGACGGCGACACCTGCGCTTTCCTTGGTCTGATCCGCCCAGAAGCCAGTGGGCCGTTCACGCAAGCCGATGTGGACGCCTTTTCCATCGTTCTTCCCTATTTCCAGCGGGCCTTCCGCATCCGGCGCATGCTGGCCGCGCACAGGTCGATGACAACGCGCCTGACCGAAGCGGCCCTTGACGCCCTTACGCTTGGCGTGGTTCTGATCGGAGACAGCGGGCGCATCCTGTTCGCCAATCGGCGCGCCAAGAACATGGCCGCCTCCAACGACGGGCTGGTCATGCGGGAAGGGAAGCTGTGCGCATCGGCAGAGCGCGAAAACCAGATCCTGCTGGCGCAGATCGCGGCCGCCGTCGATCCTGCCTGTCGGGCGCAGATGGGGCCCGGAAAGGGAATGCGCATTTCCAGAAAATCCATGAAAACACCCTATACGCTGCTGACCGCGCCACTTTCCTCGCACCCGGAGGGGATGAGCGCCGAAGCGGCGGCCATCGTTTTCATTTCCGATCCCGACGCCGACCCACCAAGCGCCGAGAAGGTGCTGATGGAATGGTATGGCATGACGGCCAGCGAAGCGCGTTTAGCCGGCGCGATGCTGACGGGAAAATCGCTTGAGGAATTATCCGTCGATTTCGGCGTTTCGATGCCGACTTTGCGCAGTCAGTTAAGCGCCATCTTCGGCAAGACCAACACCAAGCGCCAGTCAGATCTGGTGCGCCTGCTGTCCATGCAATTGGGGCCAATCGGCCACAAGTAG